The region ACTGTTTAACTCTGTCCGTTGAAGCAGTTTATTCAAATTATATACTGTTTGAATGACAAGATATCGATTGATGTTTGTAGAATCCAGCGTACATATTCAGTGAAGAATACCAAGTCGAATTCATTAAACAATATCataaatcctttgataaactGCGCAATGAATTCCTGGTCGGAGAAATGATTTGGAATTTTGCTGATTTTATGACTGCTCAAAGTGAGTATTCTGTAGATTCTGTCCTCTCCAAGAAAACCTGAAtttaaggctaaacaaaaatgataccttgtttctccgcagcggccgggtcatttttgtaaaatatgataaaatttataaacagttcatttctatagcggccaggtctgttatggtaaaattgatcacgatttaaaaaaaagtaatgtatagggtagataggcggccggccgggtcaacatttaagctcagcagagtggagaaacaaggtatcaatttttttggccTAAAGACTAAAAAAGACTGAATGCATGGAATGTtaatgaattgattatttatttcaattaaagtAATGAAACTAAAGCAATGCGGAAATTGAAATTCTAATAAATAATCTCTAGTTTACATTGGACGGAAATATTCTAAAATCTCATTGTATTTTCAGGCATTAAAAGAGTTGGAGGCAACAAAAAAGGAATTTTCACACGGCAAAGACAACCGAAAACAGCTGCTTTTATCATTCGTGATAGATACAATCATTTAACGTCGCAACTACAGCATTTTCACAATTACTCTGCTACTAATACACATGGATACGAGTAAAACAGTATTACGATTAGAGACTTCGAATGATCGATCAACAAAATCacaacaataacaaaattCCTTGAAAATAGTTCGAACAAGTTTGCTCGAGTCACTTCAGTCTCATCAGGTATAATATATGAATGTATATGCCCTTCTGCACGCAgtgaatttcatatattataCCTGATTAAGGTGAAGTGACTCGGTGAAATCAATCGGTAATATACTATCACAGATGaattttgttattgttgtGGCTTTATACAATGAGAGAAAtgtgatattttatttaattgtATGAATTGCCAACATCATTGTTATTTTAATGCGCGAAGTTTCTGAGATTCATTCAGACGAGAGTGTAATTGATCTCTAAGCATTAGGTACAGCTGTTCCATCCACATTTATGTTATTGATAGACACAAAATGACCGGATCCCGATTCAATagaaaactttaaatgtagagcCGTCGTATTCGTGAAGTTGAATTCTAAATTCTGTTGCTGATATCTGTCGACGTTTTCCGCttctagaaataaaaacaaatcaatgatTATGATATCGTGAATGAAATACAGTTAATATCCATTATAATAATGCCATCCATTTCAATGCCACTGTTAATCTAACACCAACATTTTTCTGTGAACGAATTCACCCAACcttattcaaatttaattgacATACTATTCTTTATATGCCAGATTCATTAAAATGCCATGTTTTTTATTGGTCCCAACTGGACGacttctgtttttttttcctgtTTCTTATTACTGGAATGTACCTTTTTCTTCTAAGAACTCGAATGCTATTGGTGTATGTTGAGTGCTGCGCTCTATTGACAAATTTTTTACTGTAAAATAGtatagaatgaaataaatttgaaaatcccAATATATACAATTGAAGAATGTTTGTTGTTTAAGCTTACGGTTATAACAGGCAACAGATACAGTGTTTATATTCATCAGTGACGTAAATGTAATAATCAACTCTTGAGGATAATTTCCTGTTGTGCACCACAAAGTATCGGGTTTACTGCAAATAGAACCGTTAGTTATTACAAGGATATGATTATTAGTCCGAATACCAGACAATCCTACCGATTTTAATATCCTAGTTAGAATCGTTGGTGATCAGCTTTtttaatcggatgggcttgttggtgaaaatatccgattgtgaaactaaaggTTACTGATCAATCAGTGTTTTTGTGACTGCTGTATAATGGAAGGCTCAAATTTGCTTATTTTAGGATAGCATCCATAGCAGTTGACTTTTTTGGGACCTGCTGATGATTCCAAAGTCTAAAGGATGTCGATTGAGATATTTATTTAGATTTACCCGTCAATGACACATTCAGGAGGATGTTTCTCATCACAAGATGAAGCTAGAACAACCTGTGCTCCGGCCTCTGCTAATGCTACATCAAACATTGCGGCTCTctactacaaaataaaaagaagAGTGAGCGGAAggaaggacattctaattttTTGCATGGTTATAACATGAATTAAATTCGTCATAACCTCAATAACCAGTATTTAAGGAATTCATTGAACATTTATACAAACATACCTTTTACTActacttcaaaacaaaaatcgacaaaaatatttggatcaattcaattcaatcacttCCTACTCCATATTTTCTCAAGGTTATACGTATGCTAAGCACCGCCCGAAACTAACCAAATAACCAAGGAAAAACCGGGCCGGTCACCAGCGTTTCATAATTCAGCTACCGGGTCTTTAATACATGTACTGCCATCATAAAACAATGCCTTATACCGGTTAGTAAAAACTCCTAATCGACATACGTCTACCAGACCTTCAGGTCAGATGGTGAAGACTAGACCGATGCGACTTGCGCCCCGCCGGCTGAGTGAGGACTTAAGAATATAATCGTACCGGGTACTCCAAAACTTATGCTGCCCTCACCTTTAACGAAGTAAAACACACCGCAACCCGGATAGACTCATTCCGGTCTCATCCTCCAGCAAAACGGGGTTCATAATGATACTGTGGTACCTGTGTAAAGTCCGGCGCGGTACCCAGAACTGACCCGGCGCGTTACTAGTTCCGCGTATCTGACTTTGATGtaaacatttgataaaaaatccccataaaaacattgaataccCGTCTATCTTCACAATATTGTTGAGTGTTTgactttattttcataattagCTTAAACATTGCGAGATAAATTTGGATATATTTATCACAGACTTATTTTACACCGAGTTCGAAAGTAATTTTGAGTGAAAATCATTAATACTGATATTAATCAAAAGCACACTTGTGTGGGGTTATCGGCGCAGAaccatttcaaaatcaattaaagaAAGCACCTACAACAGAACATTTGCCTAAATCAAAGTTTAGCTACAATTGGAAGTTGTTTTATTCCCCGTAGCCTCATCCGACTGATACCACCATCGGGAGCCATCGTTATTCTAATGTGGCTGACAACTCCACAGTTTCTCACCATGTCTAAACCTTTATAATAATGCCTCTTATGTGGCGATAACTTTTGCGGCGGAAGCAAGATTTTCCACGCCTTTTGATTCTGATTTGACGATGAcaaatctaattcatttttctcgtTCGCCTGGTTGACGAAACAAGCTTCGATTTTACAagaatcgggaaaatttcctTTAAAGTGATTCGTATCAATTTCGatgtttgaaatgattcccGGATGTCCCAAACGAAATATGGCGTATTCTGAGCCGGGGACTTGTAAAATTCCGCTGTCATCTGCTTCAAGTATCGCCGGTCGATCGAGTCTCCTCGCTGTCTCCCATCCGTCGCCCATATTTACACCTCGACCTGGTGCGATTATATTACGAGCGTGGCCATAATGCGTGTTCGAATATCCAACACAAACGCCGCCATTTTCCATCGCGGCTAAATCGATCATCTTATCGGACGATATCTTTGACCAATCCAACTTCACGTGACCGTATACTCTGAATCTAGCGATACCTCCATCCGGAAACATGTTCAGTCTCAGATGGGTCCATCTTTCCTCGTTCTCTATCGGAATGTAATTATGTCTTGTCGATAAATATCCAGGACGTAGTTTAGTCATAGGAACGATCGTTTTCCAATTCTCAGATTTCAATTTATCAACTTCCTCAAATTGTTCCGAATCGGCCGCAGTTCCTATTTTAGAAACTCTCTG is a window of Tubulanus polymorphus chromosome 2, tnTubPoly1.2, whole genome shotgun sequence DNA encoding:
- the LOC141898513 gene encoding intraflagellar transport protein 25 homolog, giving the protein MFDVALAEAGAQVVLASSCDEKHPPECVIDGKPDTLWCTTGNYPQELIITFTSLMNINTVSVACYNLKNLSIERSTQHTPIAFEFLEEKEAENVDRYQQQNLEFNFTNTTALHLKFSIESGSGHFVSINNINVDGTAVPNA
- the LOC141898512 gene encoding allantoicase-like, encoding METKAPKFTELNDLANERNGGKIIFSTDDWFAVAENLLKPSEPEWREGEFTEFGKWMDGWETRRKRIPGHDWCIIQLGRPGVISGIDIDTCYFTGNFAPRASVQAINLDSDIPQRVSKIGTAADSEQFEEVDKLKSENWKTIVPMTKLRPGYLSTRHNYIPIENEERWTHLRLNMFPDGGIARFRVYGHVKLDWSKISSDKMIDLAAMENGGVCVGYSNTHYGHARNIIAPGRGVNMGDGWETARRLDRPAILEADDSGILQVPGSEYAIFRLGHPGIISNIEIDTNHFKGNFPDSCKIEACFVNQANEKNELDLSSSNQNQKAWKILLPPQKLSPHKRHYYKGLDMVRNCGVVSHIRITMAPDGGISRMRLRGIKQLPIVAKL